One genomic region from Manis pentadactyla isolate mManPen7 chromosome 12, mManPen7.hap1, whole genome shotgun sequence encodes:
- the BCLAF1 gene encoding bcl-2-associated transcription factor 1 isoform X1 encodes MGRSNSRSHSSRSKSRSQSSSRSRSRSHSRKKRYSSRSRSRTYSRSRSRDRMYSRDYRRDYRNNRGMRRPYGYRGRGRGYYQGGGGRYHRGGYRPVWNRRHSRSPRRGRSRSRSPKRRSVSSQRSRSRSRRSYRSSRSPRSSSSRSSSPYSKSPVSKRRGSQEKQTKKAEGEPQEESPLKSKSQEEPKDTFEHDPSESIDEFNKSSATSGDIWPGLSAYDNSPRSPHSPSPIATPPSQSSSCSDAPMLSTAHSAKNTPSQHSHSIQHSPERSGSGSVGNGSSRYSPSQNSPIHHVPSRRSPAKTITPQNAPRDEARGRSSFYPDGGDQETAKTGKFLKRFTDEESRVFLLDRGNTRDKEAPKEKGSEKGRAEGEWEDQEALDYFSDKESGKQKFNDSEGDDTEETEDYRQFRKSVLADQGKNFATTSHRNTEEEGPKYKSKVSLKGNRESDGFREEKNYKLKETGYVVERPSTTKDKHKEDDKNSERITVKKETQSPEQVKSEKLKDLFDYSPPLHKNLDAREKSTFREESPLRIKMIASDSHRPEVKLKMAPVPLDDSNRPASLTKDRLLASTLVHSVKKEQEFRSIFDHIKLPQASKSTSESFIQHIVSLVHHVKEQYFKSPAVTLNERFTSYQKATEEHSTRQKSPEIHRRIDISPSALRKHTRLAGEERVFKEENPKGDKKLRCDSADLRHDIDRRRKERSKERGDSKGSRESSGSRKQEKTPKDYKEYKSYKDDSKHKSREQDHSRSSSSSASPSSPSSREEKESKKEREEDFKTHHELKEYSGFAGVSRPRGTFFRIRGRGRARGVFAGTNTGPNNSNTTFQKRPKEEEWDPEYTPKSKKYFLHDDRDDGVDYWAKRGRGRGTFQRGRGRFNFKKSGSSPKWTHDKYQGDGIVEDEEETMENNEEKKDRRKEEKE; translated from the exons atgggtcGCTCCAATTCTAGATCACACTCTTCAAGATCAAAGTCTAGATCACAATCTAGTTCTCGATCAAGATCAAGATCACACTCGAGAAAGAAGAGATACAG ttctaggTCTCGTTCCAGGACATATTCAAGATCTCGTAGTAGAGATCGTATGTATTCTAGAGATTACCGCcgagattacagaaataatagAGGAATGAGACGACCTTATGGTTACAGAGGAAGGGGTAGAGGATACTACCAAGGAGGAGGAGGTAGATATCATCGAGGTGGTTATAGACCTGTCTGGAATAGAAGACACTCTAGGAGTCCTAGACGAGGTCGTTCACGTTCCAGGAGTCCAAAAAGAAGATCCGTTTCTTCTCAAAGATCCCGAAGCAGATCTCGTCGGTCATATAGATCCTCTAGGTCTCCAAGATCATCCTCTTCTCGTTCTTCATCTCCATATAGCAAATCTCCTGTCTCTAAAAGACGAGGGTCTcaggaaaaacaaaccaaaaaagccGAAGGGGAGCCCCAAGAAGAGAGTCCTTTGAAAAGTAAATCACAGGAGGAACCAAAAGATACATTTGAGCATGACCCATCTGAATCTATTGATGAGTTTAATAAATCATCAGCCACATCTGGTGATATTTGGCCTGGCCTTTCAGCTTATGATAACAGTCCCAGATCACCCCATAGTCCTTCACCGATTGCTACACCACCTAGTCAGAGTTCATCTTGCTCTGATGCACCCATGCTTAGTACAGCCCACTCTGCAAAAAATACCCCTTCTCAGCATTCACATTCCATTCAGCATAGTCCTGAAAGATCTGGGTCTGGTTCTGTTGGAAATGGATCTAGTAGATACAGTCCTTCTCAGAATAGTCCAATTCATCATGTTCCTTCACGAAGAAGCCCTGCAAAGACAATCACACCACAGAATGCTCCAAGAGATGAGGCTAGGGGACGTTCCTCATTTTATCCTGATGGTGGAGATCAGGAAACTGCAAAGACAGGAAAATTCTTAAAAAG GTTCACAGATGAAGAGTCTAGAGTATTCCTGCTTGATAGGGGTAATACCAGGGATAAAGAGGCTCCAAAGGAGAAAGGATCAGAGAaagggagggcagagggagaaTGGGAAGACCAGGAAGCTCTAGATTACTTCAGTGATAAAGAGTCTGGAAAACAAAAGTTTAATGATTCGGAAGGGGATGACACAGAGGAGACAGAGGATTATAGACAGTTCAGGAAGTCAGTCCTTGCAGATCAGGGTAAAAATTTTGCTACTACATCTCACCGGAATACTGAGGAGGAAGGACCCAAGTACAAGTCCAAAGTTTCACTGAAAGGCAATAGAGAAAGTGATggatttagagaagaaaaaaactataaaCTTAAAGAGACTGGATATGTAGTGGAAAGGCCTAGCACTACAAAAGATAAGCACAAGGAAGATGACAAAAATTCTGAGAGAATAACAGTAAAGAAAGAAACTCAGTCACCTGAGCAGGTAAAGTCTGAAAAGCTCAAAGACCTCTTTGATTACAGTCCCCCTCTACACAAGAATCTGGATGCACGAGAAAAGTCTACCTTCAGAGAGGAGAGCCCACTTAGGATCAAAATGATAGCCAGTGATTCTCATCGTCCTGAAGTCAAACTCAAAATGGCACCTGTTCCTCTTGATGATTCTAACAG ACCTGCTTCCTTGACTAAAGACAGGCTACTTGCTAGTACACTTGTCCATTCTGTCAAGAAGGAGCAAGAATTCCGATCCATCTTTGACCACATTAAGTTGCCACAAGCCAGCAAAAGCACTTCAGAGTCATTTATTCAGCACATTGTGTCCTTGGTTCATCATGTTAAAG AGCAATACTTCAAATCACCTGCAGTGACCCTAAATGAGAGGTTCACTTCATATCAAAAAGCCACCGAAGAACATAGTACCCGGCAAAAGAGCCCTGAGATACACAG GAGAATTGACATCTCTCCAAGTGCCCTGAGGAAGCATACCCGTTTAGCAGGTGAAGagagagtttttaaagaagaaaatccaaAG GGAGATAAAAAATTAAGGTGTGATTCTGCTGATCTTCGGCATGACATTGATCGtcggagaaaagaaagaagtaaagaacGGGGGGATTCCAAGGGCTCCAGGGAATCCAGTGgatccagaaagcaggaaaaaacTCCAAAAGATTACAAGGAATACAAATCTTACAAAGATGACAG taAACACAAAAGTAGAGAACAAGATCATTCACGATCTTCATCCTCTTCAGCATCACCTTCTTCTCCCAGTTCtcgagaagaaaaggaaagtaagaaggaaagagaagaagacTTTAAAACTCATCATGAACTCAAAGAATATTCAGGCTTTGCAGGAGTTAGTCGACCACGAGGAACCTTC TTTCGAATTAGAGGCAGAGGAAGAGCCAGAGGAGTTTTTGCTGGGACAAATACTGGTCCAAACAACTCAAATACTACTTTTCAAAAGAGACCGAAGGAAGAGGAATGGGATCCAGAATATACCCCAAAGAGCAAGAAGTACTTCTTG CATGATGACAGAGATGATGGTGTGGATTATTGGGCCAAAAGAGGAAGAGGTCGTGGTACTTTTCAACGTGGCAGAGGGCGCTTTAACTTCAAAAAATCAGGTAGCAGTCCAAAATGGACTCACGACAAATACCAAGGGGACGGGATTGTTGAAGATGAAGAAGAGACCatggaaaataatgaagaaaagaaggacagacgcaaagaagaaaag gaatag
- the BCLAF1 gene encoding bcl-2-associated transcription factor 1 isoform X3, which produces MGRSNSRSHSSRSKSRSQSSSRSRSRSHSRKKRYSSRSRSRTYSRSRSRDRMYSRDYRRDYRNNRGMRRPYGYRGRGRGYYQGGGGRYHRGGYRPVWNRRHSRSPRRGRSRSRSPKRRSVSSQRSRSRSRRSYRSSRSPRSSSSRSSSPYSKSPVSKRRGSQEKQTKKAEGEPQEESPLKSKSQEEPKDTFEHDPSESIDEFNKSSATSGDIWPGLSAYDNSPRSPHSPSPIATPPSQSSSCSDAPMLSTAHSAKNTPSQHSHSIQHSPERSGSGSVGNGSSRYSPSQNSPIHHVPSRRSPAKTITPQNAPRDEARGRSSFYPDGGDQETAKTGKFLKRFTDEESRVFLLDRGNTRDKEAPKEKGSEKGRAEGEWEDQEALDYFSDKESGKQKFNDSEGDDTEETEDYRQFRKSVLADQGKNFATTSHRNTEEEGPKYKSKVSLKGNRESDGFREEKNYKLKETGYVVERPSTTKDKHKEDDKNSERITVKKETQSPEQVKSEKLKDLFDYSPPLHKNLDAREKSTFREESPLRIKMIASDSHRPEVKLKMAPVPLDDSNRPASLTKDRLLASTLVHSVKKEQEFRSIFDHIKLPQASKSTSESFIQHIVSLVHHVKEQYFKSPAVTLNERFTSYQKATEEHSTRQKSPEIHRRIDISPSALRKHTRLAGEERVFKEENPKGDKKLRCDSADLRHDIDRRRKERSKERGDSKGSRESSGSRKQEKTPKDYKEYKSYKDDSKHKSREQDHSRSSSSSASPSSPSSREEKESKKEREEDFKTHHELKEYSGFAGVSRPRGTFHDDRDDGVDYWAKRGRGRGTFQRGRGRFNFKKSGSSPKWTHDKYQGDGIVEDEEETMENNEEKKDRRKEEKE; this is translated from the exons atgggtcGCTCCAATTCTAGATCACACTCTTCAAGATCAAAGTCTAGATCACAATCTAGTTCTCGATCAAGATCAAGATCACACTCGAGAAAGAAGAGATACAG ttctaggTCTCGTTCCAGGACATATTCAAGATCTCGTAGTAGAGATCGTATGTATTCTAGAGATTACCGCcgagattacagaaataatagAGGAATGAGACGACCTTATGGTTACAGAGGAAGGGGTAGAGGATACTACCAAGGAGGAGGAGGTAGATATCATCGAGGTGGTTATAGACCTGTCTGGAATAGAAGACACTCTAGGAGTCCTAGACGAGGTCGTTCACGTTCCAGGAGTCCAAAAAGAAGATCCGTTTCTTCTCAAAGATCCCGAAGCAGATCTCGTCGGTCATATAGATCCTCTAGGTCTCCAAGATCATCCTCTTCTCGTTCTTCATCTCCATATAGCAAATCTCCTGTCTCTAAAAGACGAGGGTCTcaggaaaaacaaaccaaaaaagccGAAGGGGAGCCCCAAGAAGAGAGTCCTTTGAAAAGTAAATCACAGGAGGAACCAAAAGATACATTTGAGCATGACCCATCTGAATCTATTGATGAGTTTAATAAATCATCAGCCACATCTGGTGATATTTGGCCTGGCCTTTCAGCTTATGATAACAGTCCCAGATCACCCCATAGTCCTTCACCGATTGCTACACCACCTAGTCAGAGTTCATCTTGCTCTGATGCACCCATGCTTAGTACAGCCCACTCTGCAAAAAATACCCCTTCTCAGCATTCACATTCCATTCAGCATAGTCCTGAAAGATCTGGGTCTGGTTCTGTTGGAAATGGATCTAGTAGATACAGTCCTTCTCAGAATAGTCCAATTCATCATGTTCCTTCACGAAGAAGCCCTGCAAAGACAATCACACCACAGAATGCTCCAAGAGATGAGGCTAGGGGACGTTCCTCATTTTATCCTGATGGTGGAGATCAGGAAACTGCAAAGACAGGAAAATTCTTAAAAAG GTTCACAGATGAAGAGTCTAGAGTATTCCTGCTTGATAGGGGTAATACCAGGGATAAAGAGGCTCCAAAGGAGAAAGGATCAGAGAaagggagggcagagggagaaTGGGAAGACCAGGAAGCTCTAGATTACTTCAGTGATAAAGAGTCTGGAAAACAAAAGTTTAATGATTCGGAAGGGGATGACACAGAGGAGACAGAGGATTATAGACAGTTCAGGAAGTCAGTCCTTGCAGATCAGGGTAAAAATTTTGCTACTACATCTCACCGGAATACTGAGGAGGAAGGACCCAAGTACAAGTCCAAAGTTTCACTGAAAGGCAATAGAGAAAGTGATggatttagagaagaaaaaaactataaaCTTAAAGAGACTGGATATGTAGTGGAAAGGCCTAGCACTACAAAAGATAAGCACAAGGAAGATGACAAAAATTCTGAGAGAATAACAGTAAAGAAAGAAACTCAGTCACCTGAGCAGGTAAAGTCTGAAAAGCTCAAAGACCTCTTTGATTACAGTCCCCCTCTACACAAGAATCTGGATGCACGAGAAAAGTCTACCTTCAGAGAGGAGAGCCCACTTAGGATCAAAATGATAGCCAGTGATTCTCATCGTCCTGAAGTCAAACTCAAAATGGCACCTGTTCCTCTTGATGATTCTAACAG ACCTGCTTCCTTGACTAAAGACAGGCTACTTGCTAGTACACTTGTCCATTCTGTCAAGAAGGAGCAAGAATTCCGATCCATCTTTGACCACATTAAGTTGCCACAAGCCAGCAAAAGCACTTCAGAGTCATTTATTCAGCACATTGTGTCCTTGGTTCATCATGTTAAAG AGCAATACTTCAAATCACCTGCAGTGACCCTAAATGAGAGGTTCACTTCATATCAAAAAGCCACCGAAGAACATAGTACCCGGCAAAAGAGCCCTGAGATACACAG GAGAATTGACATCTCTCCAAGTGCCCTGAGGAAGCATACCCGTTTAGCAGGTGAAGagagagtttttaaagaagaaaatccaaAG GGAGATAAAAAATTAAGGTGTGATTCTGCTGATCTTCGGCATGACATTGATCGtcggagaaaagaaagaagtaaagaacGGGGGGATTCCAAGGGCTCCAGGGAATCCAGTGgatccagaaagcaggaaaaaacTCCAAAAGATTACAAGGAATACAAATCTTACAAAGATGACAG taAACACAAAAGTAGAGAACAAGATCATTCACGATCTTCATCCTCTTCAGCATCACCTTCTTCTCCCAGTTCtcgagaagaaaaggaaagtaagaaggaaagagaagaagacTTTAAAACTCATCATGAACTCAAAGAATATTCAGGCTTTGCAGGAGTTAGTCGACCACGAGGAACCTTC CATGATGACAGAGATGATGGTGTGGATTATTGGGCCAAAAGAGGAAGAGGTCGTGGTACTTTTCAACGTGGCAGAGGGCGCTTTAACTTCAAAAAATCAGGTAGCAGTCCAAAATGGACTCACGACAAATACCAAGGGGACGGGATTGTTGAAGATGAAGAAGAGACCatggaaaataatgaagaaaagaaggacagacgcaaagaagaaaag gaatag
- the BCLAF1 gene encoding bcl-2-associated transcription factor 1 isoform X2: MGRSNSRSHSSRSKSRSQSSSRSRSRSHSRKKRYRSRSRTYSRSRSRDRMYSRDYRRDYRNNRGMRRPYGYRGRGRGYYQGGGGRYHRGGYRPVWNRRHSRSPRRGRSRSRSPKRRSVSSQRSRSRSRRSYRSSRSPRSSSSRSSSPYSKSPVSKRRGSQEKQTKKAEGEPQEESPLKSKSQEEPKDTFEHDPSESIDEFNKSSATSGDIWPGLSAYDNSPRSPHSPSPIATPPSQSSSCSDAPMLSTAHSAKNTPSQHSHSIQHSPERSGSGSVGNGSSRYSPSQNSPIHHVPSRRSPAKTITPQNAPRDEARGRSSFYPDGGDQETAKTGKFLKRFTDEESRVFLLDRGNTRDKEAPKEKGSEKGRAEGEWEDQEALDYFSDKESGKQKFNDSEGDDTEETEDYRQFRKSVLADQGKNFATTSHRNTEEEGPKYKSKVSLKGNRESDGFREEKNYKLKETGYVVERPSTTKDKHKEDDKNSERITVKKETQSPEQVKSEKLKDLFDYSPPLHKNLDAREKSTFREESPLRIKMIASDSHRPEVKLKMAPVPLDDSNRPASLTKDRLLASTLVHSVKKEQEFRSIFDHIKLPQASKSTSESFIQHIVSLVHHVKEQYFKSPAVTLNERFTSYQKATEEHSTRQKSPEIHRRIDISPSALRKHTRLAGEERVFKEENPKGDKKLRCDSADLRHDIDRRRKERSKERGDSKGSRESSGSRKQEKTPKDYKEYKSYKDDSKHKSREQDHSRSSSSSASPSSPSSREEKESKKEREEDFKTHHELKEYSGFAGVSRPRGTFFRIRGRGRARGVFAGTNTGPNNSNTTFQKRPKEEEWDPEYTPKSKKYFLHDDRDDGVDYWAKRGRGRGTFQRGRGRFNFKKSGSSPKWTHDKYQGDGIVEDEEETMENNEEKKDRRKEEKE; encoded by the exons atgggtcGCTCCAATTCTAGATCACACTCTTCAAGATCAAAGTCTAGATCACAATCTAGTTCTCGATCAAGATCAAGATCACACTCGAGAAAGAAGAGATACAG gTCTCGTTCCAGGACATATTCAAGATCTCGTAGTAGAGATCGTATGTATTCTAGAGATTACCGCcgagattacagaaataatagAGGAATGAGACGACCTTATGGTTACAGAGGAAGGGGTAGAGGATACTACCAAGGAGGAGGAGGTAGATATCATCGAGGTGGTTATAGACCTGTCTGGAATAGAAGACACTCTAGGAGTCCTAGACGAGGTCGTTCACGTTCCAGGAGTCCAAAAAGAAGATCCGTTTCTTCTCAAAGATCCCGAAGCAGATCTCGTCGGTCATATAGATCCTCTAGGTCTCCAAGATCATCCTCTTCTCGTTCTTCATCTCCATATAGCAAATCTCCTGTCTCTAAAAGACGAGGGTCTcaggaaaaacaaaccaaaaaagccGAAGGGGAGCCCCAAGAAGAGAGTCCTTTGAAAAGTAAATCACAGGAGGAACCAAAAGATACATTTGAGCATGACCCATCTGAATCTATTGATGAGTTTAATAAATCATCAGCCACATCTGGTGATATTTGGCCTGGCCTTTCAGCTTATGATAACAGTCCCAGATCACCCCATAGTCCTTCACCGATTGCTACACCACCTAGTCAGAGTTCATCTTGCTCTGATGCACCCATGCTTAGTACAGCCCACTCTGCAAAAAATACCCCTTCTCAGCATTCACATTCCATTCAGCATAGTCCTGAAAGATCTGGGTCTGGTTCTGTTGGAAATGGATCTAGTAGATACAGTCCTTCTCAGAATAGTCCAATTCATCATGTTCCTTCACGAAGAAGCCCTGCAAAGACAATCACACCACAGAATGCTCCAAGAGATGAGGCTAGGGGACGTTCCTCATTTTATCCTGATGGTGGAGATCAGGAAACTGCAAAGACAGGAAAATTCTTAAAAAG GTTCACAGATGAAGAGTCTAGAGTATTCCTGCTTGATAGGGGTAATACCAGGGATAAAGAGGCTCCAAAGGAGAAAGGATCAGAGAaagggagggcagagggagaaTGGGAAGACCAGGAAGCTCTAGATTACTTCAGTGATAAAGAGTCTGGAAAACAAAAGTTTAATGATTCGGAAGGGGATGACACAGAGGAGACAGAGGATTATAGACAGTTCAGGAAGTCAGTCCTTGCAGATCAGGGTAAAAATTTTGCTACTACATCTCACCGGAATACTGAGGAGGAAGGACCCAAGTACAAGTCCAAAGTTTCACTGAAAGGCAATAGAGAAAGTGATggatttagagaagaaaaaaactataaaCTTAAAGAGACTGGATATGTAGTGGAAAGGCCTAGCACTACAAAAGATAAGCACAAGGAAGATGACAAAAATTCTGAGAGAATAACAGTAAAGAAAGAAACTCAGTCACCTGAGCAGGTAAAGTCTGAAAAGCTCAAAGACCTCTTTGATTACAGTCCCCCTCTACACAAGAATCTGGATGCACGAGAAAAGTCTACCTTCAGAGAGGAGAGCCCACTTAGGATCAAAATGATAGCCAGTGATTCTCATCGTCCTGAAGTCAAACTCAAAATGGCACCTGTTCCTCTTGATGATTCTAACAG ACCTGCTTCCTTGACTAAAGACAGGCTACTTGCTAGTACACTTGTCCATTCTGTCAAGAAGGAGCAAGAATTCCGATCCATCTTTGACCACATTAAGTTGCCACAAGCCAGCAAAAGCACTTCAGAGTCATTTATTCAGCACATTGTGTCCTTGGTTCATCATGTTAAAG AGCAATACTTCAAATCACCTGCAGTGACCCTAAATGAGAGGTTCACTTCATATCAAAAAGCCACCGAAGAACATAGTACCCGGCAAAAGAGCCCTGAGATACACAG GAGAATTGACATCTCTCCAAGTGCCCTGAGGAAGCATACCCGTTTAGCAGGTGAAGagagagtttttaaagaagaaaatccaaAG GGAGATAAAAAATTAAGGTGTGATTCTGCTGATCTTCGGCATGACATTGATCGtcggagaaaagaaagaagtaaagaacGGGGGGATTCCAAGGGCTCCAGGGAATCCAGTGgatccagaaagcaggaaaaaacTCCAAAAGATTACAAGGAATACAAATCTTACAAAGATGACAG taAACACAAAAGTAGAGAACAAGATCATTCACGATCTTCATCCTCTTCAGCATCACCTTCTTCTCCCAGTTCtcgagaagaaaaggaaagtaagaaggaaagagaagaagacTTTAAAACTCATCATGAACTCAAAGAATATTCAGGCTTTGCAGGAGTTAGTCGACCACGAGGAACCTTC TTTCGAATTAGAGGCAGAGGAAGAGCCAGAGGAGTTTTTGCTGGGACAAATACTGGTCCAAACAACTCAAATACTACTTTTCAAAAGAGACCGAAGGAAGAGGAATGGGATCCAGAATATACCCCAAAGAGCAAGAAGTACTTCTTG CATGATGACAGAGATGATGGTGTGGATTATTGGGCCAAAAGAGGAAGAGGTCGTGGTACTTTTCAACGTGGCAGAGGGCGCTTTAACTTCAAAAAATCAGGTAGCAGTCCAAAATGGACTCACGACAAATACCAAGGGGACGGGATTGTTGAAGATGAAGAAGAGACCatggaaaataatgaagaaaagaaggacagacgcaaagaagaaaag gaatag
- the BCLAF1 gene encoding bcl-2-associated transcription factor 1 isoform X4 yields MGRSNSRSHSSRSKSRSQSSSRSRSRSHSRKKRYRSRSRTYSRSRSRDRMYSRDYRRDYRNNRGMRRPYGYRGRGRGYYQGGGGRYHRGGYRPVWNRRHSRSPRRGRSRSRSPKRRSVSSQRSRSRSRRSYRSSRSPRSSSSRSSSPYSKSPVSKRRGSQEKQTKKAEGEPQEESPLKSKSQEEPKDTFEHDPSESIDEFNKSSATSGDIWPGLSAYDNSPRSPHSPSPIATPPSQSSSCSDAPMLSTAHSAKNTPSQHSHSIQHSPERSGSGSVGNGSSRYSPSQNSPIHHVPSRRSPAKTITPQNAPRDEARGRSSFYPDGGDQETAKTGKFLKRFTDEESRVFLLDRGNTRDKEAPKEKGSEKGRAEGEWEDQEALDYFSDKESGKQKFNDSEGDDTEETEDYRQFRKSVLADQGKNFATTSHRNTEEEGPKYKSKVSLKGNRESDGFREEKNYKLKETGYVVERPSTTKDKHKEDDKNSERITVKKETQSPEQVKSEKLKDLFDYSPPLHKNLDAREKSTFREESPLRIKMIASDSHRPEVKLKMAPVPLDDSNRPASLTKDRLLASTLVHSVKKEQEFRSIFDHIKLPQASKSTSESFIQHIVSLVHHVKEQYFKSPAVTLNERFTSYQKATEEHSTRQKSPEIHRRIDISPSALRKHTRLAGEERVFKEENPKGDKKLRCDSADLRHDIDRRRKERSKERGDSKGSRESSGSRKQEKTPKDYKEYKSYKDDSKHKSREQDHSRSSSSSASPSSPSSREEKESKKEREEDFKTHHELKEYSGFAGVSRPRGTFHDDRDDGVDYWAKRGRGRGTFQRGRGRFNFKKSGSSPKWTHDKYQGDGIVEDEEETMENNEEKKDRRKEEKE; encoded by the exons atgggtcGCTCCAATTCTAGATCACACTCTTCAAGATCAAAGTCTAGATCACAATCTAGTTCTCGATCAAGATCAAGATCACACTCGAGAAAGAAGAGATACAG gTCTCGTTCCAGGACATATTCAAGATCTCGTAGTAGAGATCGTATGTATTCTAGAGATTACCGCcgagattacagaaataatagAGGAATGAGACGACCTTATGGTTACAGAGGAAGGGGTAGAGGATACTACCAAGGAGGAGGAGGTAGATATCATCGAGGTGGTTATAGACCTGTCTGGAATAGAAGACACTCTAGGAGTCCTAGACGAGGTCGTTCACGTTCCAGGAGTCCAAAAAGAAGATCCGTTTCTTCTCAAAGATCCCGAAGCAGATCTCGTCGGTCATATAGATCCTCTAGGTCTCCAAGATCATCCTCTTCTCGTTCTTCATCTCCATATAGCAAATCTCCTGTCTCTAAAAGACGAGGGTCTcaggaaaaacaaaccaaaaaagccGAAGGGGAGCCCCAAGAAGAGAGTCCTTTGAAAAGTAAATCACAGGAGGAACCAAAAGATACATTTGAGCATGACCCATCTGAATCTATTGATGAGTTTAATAAATCATCAGCCACATCTGGTGATATTTGGCCTGGCCTTTCAGCTTATGATAACAGTCCCAGATCACCCCATAGTCCTTCACCGATTGCTACACCACCTAGTCAGAGTTCATCTTGCTCTGATGCACCCATGCTTAGTACAGCCCACTCTGCAAAAAATACCCCTTCTCAGCATTCACATTCCATTCAGCATAGTCCTGAAAGATCTGGGTCTGGTTCTGTTGGAAATGGATCTAGTAGATACAGTCCTTCTCAGAATAGTCCAATTCATCATGTTCCTTCACGAAGAAGCCCTGCAAAGACAATCACACCACAGAATGCTCCAAGAGATGAGGCTAGGGGACGTTCCTCATTTTATCCTGATGGTGGAGATCAGGAAACTGCAAAGACAGGAAAATTCTTAAAAAG GTTCACAGATGAAGAGTCTAGAGTATTCCTGCTTGATAGGGGTAATACCAGGGATAAAGAGGCTCCAAAGGAGAAAGGATCAGAGAaagggagggcagagggagaaTGGGAAGACCAGGAAGCTCTAGATTACTTCAGTGATAAAGAGTCTGGAAAACAAAAGTTTAATGATTCGGAAGGGGATGACACAGAGGAGACAGAGGATTATAGACAGTTCAGGAAGTCAGTCCTTGCAGATCAGGGTAAAAATTTTGCTACTACATCTCACCGGAATACTGAGGAGGAAGGACCCAAGTACAAGTCCAAAGTTTCACTGAAAGGCAATAGAGAAAGTGATggatttagagaagaaaaaaactataaaCTTAAAGAGACTGGATATGTAGTGGAAAGGCCTAGCACTACAAAAGATAAGCACAAGGAAGATGACAAAAATTCTGAGAGAATAACAGTAAAGAAAGAAACTCAGTCACCTGAGCAGGTAAAGTCTGAAAAGCTCAAAGACCTCTTTGATTACAGTCCCCCTCTACACAAGAATCTGGATGCACGAGAAAAGTCTACCTTCAGAGAGGAGAGCCCACTTAGGATCAAAATGATAGCCAGTGATTCTCATCGTCCTGAAGTCAAACTCAAAATGGCACCTGTTCCTCTTGATGATTCTAACAG ACCTGCTTCCTTGACTAAAGACAGGCTACTTGCTAGTACACTTGTCCATTCTGTCAAGAAGGAGCAAGAATTCCGATCCATCTTTGACCACATTAAGTTGCCACAAGCCAGCAAAAGCACTTCAGAGTCATTTATTCAGCACATTGTGTCCTTGGTTCATCATGTTAAAG AGCAATACTTCAAATCACCTGCAGTGACCCTAAATGAGAGGTTCACTTCATATCAAAAAGCCACCGAAGAACATAGTACCCGGCAAAAGAGCCCTGAGATACACAG GAGAATTGACATCTCTCCAAGTGCCCTGAGGAAGCATACCCGTTTAGCAGGTGAAGagagagtttttaaagaagaaaatccaaAG GGAGATAAAAAATTAAGGTGTGATTCTGCTGATCTTCGGCATGACATTGATCGtcggagaaaagaaagaagtaaagaacGGGGGGATTCCAAGGGCTCCAGGGAATCCAGTGgatccagaaagcaggaaaaaacTCCAAAAGATTACAAGGAATACAAATCTTACAAAGATGACAG taAACACAAAAGTAGAGAACAAGATCATTCACGATCTTCATCCTCTTCAGCATCACCTTCTTCTCCCAGTTCtcgagaagaaaaggaaagtaagaaggaaagagaagaagacTTTAAAACTCATCATGAACTCAAAGAATATTCAGGCTTTGCAGGAGTTAGTCGACCACGAGGAACCTTC CATGATGACAGAGATGATGGTGTGGATTATTGGGCCAAAAGAGGAAGAGGTCGTGGTACTTTTCAACGTGGCAGAGGGCGCTTTAACTTCAAAAAATCAGGTAGCAGTCCAAAATGGACTCACGACAAATACCAAGGGGACGGGATTGTTGAAGATGAAGAAGAGACCatggaaaataatgaagaaaagaaggacagacgcaaagaagaaaag gaatag